From Woronichinia naegeliana WA131, the proteins below share one genomic window:
- a CDS encoding ATP-dependent Clp protease ATP-binding subunit, which yields MFERFTEKAIKVIMLAQEEARRLGHNFVGTEQILLGLIGEGTGVAAKVLKSMGVNLKDARIEVEKIIGRGSGFVAVEIPFTPRAKRVLELSLEEARQLGHNYIGTEHLLLGLIREGEGVAARVLENLGVDLTKVRTQVIRMLGETAEVGAGVGGGGGRQKTPTLDEFGSNLTQLAADGKLDPVVGRQKEIERVIQILGRRTKNNPVLIGEPGVGKTAIAEGLAQRIANKDIPDILEEKRVMTLDIGLLVAGTKYRGEFEERLKKIMDEIRTAGNVILVIDEVHTLIGAGAAEGAIDAANILKPALARGELQCIGATTLDEYRKHIERDAALERRFQPVMVGEPSVAETIEILYGLRERYEQHHKLKILDEALDAAAKLSDRYISDRYLPDKAIDLIDEAGSRVRLINSQLPPEAKELDKQLRQILKDKDDAVRSQKFDEAGKLRDREMEIKQQIRDIASAKKGTQGDGDEAQVTSEEIAHIVASWTGVPVQKLTESESDKLMHMEDTLHQRLIGQEDAVKAVSRAIRRARVGLKNPNRPIASFIFSGPTGVGKTELTKALAAYFFGSEDAMIRLDMSEFMERHTVSKLIGSPPGYVGYNEGGQLTEAVRRRPYTVVLFDEIEKAHPDIFNMLLQILEDGRLTDAKGRTVDFKNTLLIMTSNIGSKVIEKGGGGLGFEFETDQAESQYNRIRALVNEELKNYFRPEFLNRLDEIIVFRQLNKEEVKEISEILLREVFARLVEKNIALSVTDKFKERLVEEGYNPAYGARPLRRAIMRLLEDVLAEEILTGRLREGSSALVDVNEEGKVVVSQPEVRDLVGAGVE from the coding sequence ATGTTTGAACGCTTCACAGAAAAAGCTATTAAAGTAATCATGCTCGCACAAGAGGAAGCCCGTCGCCTCGGACATAACTTCGTGGGGACGGAACAGATTCTTTTGGGCTTGATTGGTGAAGGCACTGGAGTCGCCGCCAAGGTTTTGAAGTCAATGGGGGTCAATCTCAAGGATGCCCGTATTGAAGTTGAAAAAATTATCGGGCGCGGTTCAGGGTTTGTGGCGGTGGAAATTCCCTTCACCCCCAGGGCAAAACGAGTTTTGGAGCTTTCCCTCGAAGAAGCCCGCCAACTGGGACATAACTATATTGGGACAGAACACCTACTCCTCGGTTTAATTCGAGAGGGTGAAGGTGTGGCTGCTAGAGTTTTAGAAAATCTGGGGGTTGACCTAACCAAGGTTCGTACCCAGGTGATTCGGATGTTGGGCGAAACGGCGGAAGTCGGTGCAGGTGTCGGTGGCGGCGGTGGTCGTCAGAAAACGCCTACCCTGGACGAATTTGGCTCGAATTTAACCCAATTGGCGGCGGACGGTAAACTTGATCCCGTTGTCGGTCGGCAAAAGGAAATTGAACGGGTGATCCAAATCCTGGGTCGTCGTACCAAGAATAATCCCGTTTTAATTGGGGAGCCTGGGGTCGGTAAAACCGCGATCGCCGAAGGATTGGCCCAACGCATTGCTAATAAAGATATTCCCGACATTCTCGAAGAAAAACGGGTAATGACCCTGGATATTGGTTTACTCGTAGCAGGGACTAAATATCGCGGGGAATTTGAGGAACGCCTCAAGAAAATCATGGACGAAATTCGCACGGCGGGTAACGTTATCCTCGTGATTGATGAAGTCCACACTCTGATCGGAGCGGGTGCAGCAGAAGGGGCCATTGATGCGGCCAATATTCTCAAACCAGCTTTGGCTCGCGGTGAACTGCAATGTATCGGTGCAACCACGTTGGACGAGTACCGCAAACATATTGAACGGGATGCGGCCCTAGAGCGTCGTTTCCAACCTGTGATGGTGGGTGAACCTTCCGTTGCCGAAACCATTGAAATTCTCTACGGTCTGCGGGAACGTTACGAACAACATCACAAGCTCAAGATTTTGGATGAGGCTTTGGATGCGGCGGCTAAACTTTCCGATCGCTATATTTCCGACCGTTATTTGCCCGATAAGGCGATCGATCTGATTGATGAAGCGGGTTCGCGGGTACGTTTAATCAATTCCCAGTTGCCTCCAGAGGCCAAGGAATTAGATAAACAATTGCGCCAAATTCTTAAGGATAAGGATGATGCCGTTCGTTCCCAAAAATTCGATGAAGCGGGTAAACTCCGCGATCGGGAAATGGAGATCAAACAGCAAATCCGTGATATTGCCTCTGCCAAGAAAGGGACTCAAGGCGATGGTGATGAGGCCCAGGTGACATCAGAAGAAATCGCTCACATTGTCGCTTCCTGGACTGGTGTTCCCGTTCAAAAGCTGACGGAAAGTGAGTCTGACAAACTGATGCACATGGAAGACACTTTGCATCAACGACTGATTGGTCAAGAGGATGCTGTTAAAGCGGTTTCTCGTGCTATCCGTCGGGCGCGGGTTGGTCTGAAAAATCCCAATCGTCCGATCGCCAGTTTCATTTTCTCTGGGCCAACAGGGGTCGGTAAAACCGAGTTAACCAAGGCTCTGGCTGCCTACTTCTTCGGTTCGGAAGATGCCATGATCCGTCTGGATATGTCGGAATTTATGGAACGGCATACGGTTTCTAAGTTAATTGGTTCTCCTCCAGGCTATGTGGGCTATAACGAAGGCGGTCAGTTAACGGAAGCGGTACGTCGTCGTCCCTATACAGTTGTTCTTTTTGATGAAATTGAGAAGGCTCACCCCGACATCTTTAATATGCTGTTGCAGATTTTGGAAGATGGTCGTTTGACGGATGCCAAGGGTCGTACTGTTGACTTCAAGAATACTCTTCTAATTATGACCTCGAACATTGGTTCTAAGGTGATTGAGAAAGGTGGCGGTGGTCTGGGCTTTGAGTTTGAAACGGATCAAGCTGAGTCTCAATACAATCGCATTCGTGCCTTGGTCAATGAAGAGTTGAAGAATTATTTCCGTCCAGAGTTTCTTAATCGTTTGGATGAAATTATTGTCTTCCGTCAACTCAACAAGGAAGAGGTCAAGGAAATTTCCGAAATCCTTCTGCGCGAAGTCTTTGCCCGTCTCGTTGAGAAAAATATTGCTCTCAGTGTGACGGATAAGTTTAAGGAGCGTTTAGTGGAGGAGGGTTACAATCCTGCCTACGGTGCGCGGCCGTTACGTCGAGCGATTATGCGTTTACTGGAGGATGTCCTAGCGGAAGAAATTCTAACGGGTCGTCTGCGAGAAGGGTCTTCGGCTCTGGTGGATGTAAATGAGGAAGGCAAGGTTGTTGTTTCTCAGCCAGAAGTCCGTGATTTAGTTGGTGCTGGTGTTGAATAA
- a CDS encoding A24 family peptidase, whose translation MSLPISADLIFTLGILPFVFAFGASVGSFLNVVVYRLPEGLSLIHPPSRCPHCFHSLGRTEKVPVLGWLWLQGKCRWCHTKISMRYPLVELVTGILFCFTLMQFGWTGQTLSYWVLISFLLALALIDWDTMTLPSVLTKSGLGVGLSLQLFLGSQRGEFAQALIQALGGALVGLWLLDLIRIIGTFWLGQEAMGDGDPKLAAMMGAWLGWKLLLVSVFLACSLGAIIGGLAIAIGELKQRQGFPFGPFLAGGALLSLFWGDRLLALYSQIFLPNF comes from the coding sequence ATGAGTTTGCCCATCTCAGCCGATTTAATCTTTACATTGGGGATTTTACCCTTTGTCTTTGCCTTTGGTGCTTCTGTGGGTAGCTTTCTCAACGTTGTCGTCTATCGTCTGCCGGAGGGTCTTTCTCTAATCCATCCTCCCTCTCGTTGCCCGCATTGTTTTCATTCCCTGGGTAGAACGGAAAAGGTGCCTGTCCTGGGTTGGCTTTGGTTACAGGGTAAATGTCGTTGGTGTCATACGAAAATCTCAATGCGCTATCCCCTGGTGGAATTAGTAACGGGGATACTTTTTTGTTTCACTCTGATGCAATTTGGTTGGACAGGTCAAACTCTCAGTTATTGGGTATTAATCAGTTTTTTGCTGGCCTTAGCTCTGATCGATTGGGACACGATGACCTTGCCCAGTGTTTTAACCAAGTCGGGTTTAGGGGTGGGTTTAAGCTTACAACTGTTTTTGGGTAGCCAACGGGGAGAATTTGCTCAAGCTTTGATACAAGCTTTGGGAGGAGCCTTAGTAGGTCTCTGGTTATTGGATTTAATTCGCATTATCGGCACTTTTTGGTTGGGTCAAGAAGCCATGGGAGACGGTGATCCCAAGTTAGCGGCCATGATGGGGGCTTGGTTAGGCTGGAAATTACTGCTGGTTTCTGTTTTTCTCGCCTGTAGTTTAGGGGCAATCATTGGGGGATTGGCGATCGCGATTGGAGAACTGAAACAACGACAGGGATTCCCCTTTGGTCCTTTTTTGGCCGGAGGAGCCTTATTGAGTCTATTTTGGGGCGATCGCTTGCTGGCCCTCTATTCTCAAATTTTCCTACCCAACTTTTAA
- the argG gene encoding argininosuccinate synthase, giving the protein MGRANKVVLAYSGGVDTSVCIPYLIHEWGVKEVITLAADLGQGDELGPIQAKALRCGAIESLVVDGQAEFVTDYAFRSIQANALYENRYPLSTALARPLIAKMLVEAAEKYGADAVAHGCTGKGNDQVRFDISIMALNPEIRVLAPAREWNMSREETIAYGERFGVESPVKKSSPFSIDRNLLGRSIEAGPLEDPMTEPPEEIYLMTKAIADTPDEPEYVDIGFEKGIPVSLNGVVLDGVTLISRLNEIAGNHGFGRLDMIENRVVGIKSREIYEAPALLVLIDAHRDLESLTLTADVSHYKNSVEEIYSQLIYRGLWYSPLKESLDAFILKTQERVTGMVRVKFLKGTAKVVGRQSDYSIYDADLATYGMEDQFDHKAAEGFIYIWGLPTKVWAQKLRGG; this is encoded by the coding sequence ATGGGTCGTGCCAATAAAGTTGTTTTAGCATATTCGGGTGGGGTTGATACCTCCGTTTGTATTCCCTACCTCATCCACGAATGGGGAGTTAAAGAAGTCATTACCCTCGCAGCAGATTTAGGTCAGGGGGATGAACTGGGGCCAATTCAGGCAAAGGCTCTACGTTGTGGTGCCATTGAATCTTTAGTTGTGGATGGCCAAGCTGAATTTGTCACGGATTATGCCTTTCGCTCCATTCAAGCCAATGCCCTCTACGAAAATCGTTATCCTCTCTCTACTGCCCTAGCCCGTCCTTTGATTGCCAAAATGTTGGTAGAAGCGGCGGAAAAATACGGAGCTGATGCGGTGGCTCATGGTTGTACCGGCAAAGGCAATGATCAGGTTCGCTTCGATATTAGTATAATGGCCCTCAATCCTGAGATCAGGGTTTTGGCTCCTGCCAGGGAATGGAACATGAGTCGGGAAGAAACCATTGCCTACGGAGAACGTTTTGGCGTGGAATCACCCGTTAAAAAATCTTCTCCTTTCAGTATTGACCGCAACTTACTTGGTCGCAGTATTGAGGCTGGCCCCCTAGAGGATCCCATGACCGAACCGCCGGAAGAAATTTATCTGATGACCAAGGCGATCGCCGACACTCCTGATGAGCCGGAGTATGTGGATATCGGTTTTGAAAAAGGCATTCCTGTTAGCTTAAATGGCGTTGTCTTAGATGGAGTTACCCTAATTAGCCGCTTAAATGAGATTGCCGGTAATCATGGTTTTGGTCGTTTGGATATGATCGAAAATCGGGTTGTTGGTATCAAATCACGGGAAATCTACGAAGCTCCTGCTTTGTTGGTACTCATTGACGCTCACCGTGATCTTGAAAGCTTGACTCTCACCGCCGATGTAAGTCATTACAAAAATTCCGTTGAAGAAATCTATAGCCAATTAATCTATCGCGGCTTATGGTACAGTCCTCTCAAGGAATCCCTGGATGCCTTTATCCTTAAAACCCAGGAACGGGTCACAGGAATGGTACGAGTTAAGTTCTTGAAAGGGACTGCCAAAGTGGTTGGCCGCCAGTCTGATTACTCTATTTATGATGCCGATTTAGCCACCTACGGTATGGAAGATCAATTTGACCATAAAGCAGCGGAAGGTTTTATCTATATTTGGGGCTTACCGACCAAGGTTTGGGCACAAAAATTACGCGGTGGTTAA